One Triticum dicoccoides isolate Atlit2015 ecotype Zavitan chromosome 5B, WEW_v2.0, whole genome shotgun sequence genomic window carries:
- the LOC119305043 gene encoding uncharacterized protein LOC119305043, with protein sequence MGPGRTVRPPRNAPQSQGQHSGSTSASKSRKVRGINKGKGLERLIKRAGHPLNLTISEERRPIGENNELLSREIGLLTRYHAPIQRAGWHSLTEDDKEPLYELLKLKFNLDFTQDHIKGCVDLLFSSSYKSFRHKCYEHYVKSGDDARSNPYPPLIDNRVGDWIWLCDHFETEEFKKRSTIGKANRSNLPYVHKKGTKSFVAVQHELEMTLEEQRKAILALKTEKRKLVGSKENSVYKC encoded by the exons ATGGGACCTGGACGAACAGTCCGGCCACCAAGAAATGCCCCGCAATCTCAAGGTCAACATTCTGGGAGTACCTCAGCATCAAAATCTAGGAAGGTACGTGGGATAAATAAGGGAAAGGGCTTGGAGCGTTTGATCAAAAGGGCAGGTCATCCACTAAACTTGACCATCTCCGAAGAGAGAAGACCTATTGGAGAAAATAATGAATTACTTTCCAGAGAGATTGGACTTCTTACACGGTACCATGCACCTATCCAACGTGCCGGGTGGCATAGtctgactgaggatgataaggagccGTTGTATGAACTTCTAAAG CTTAAGTTCAATCTTGATTTCACCCAAGATCATATCAAAGGCTGTGTGGATCTGCTATTCTCTTCAAGCTACAAAAGTTTCCGTCACAAGTGTTATGAACATTATGTAAAATCTGGTGATGATGCTAGAAGCAATCCATATCCTCCCCTTATTGATAATAGAGTTGGAGACTGGATTTGGCTCTGTGATCATTTTGAAACAGAAGAATTTAAG AAACGGTCCACAATTGGGAAGGCTAACCGCTCAAACCTACCTTATGTTCACAAGAAGGGAACAAAGTCATTTGTAGCGGTTCAACATGAATTA GAGATGACCTTGGAGGAGCAGCGGAAAGCAATACTCGCGCTAAAGACTGAGAAGAGAAAACTAGTTGGATCTAAAGAAAATTCAGTGTACAAATGCTAA